In Nicotiana tabacum cultivar K326 chromosome 2, ASM71507v2, whole genome shotgun sequence, the following proteins share a genomic window:
- the LOC107783983 gene encoding uncharacterized protein LOC107783983 — protein sequence MSKIEEIDMRVKAYLYDIGYHRWSRVHATVNRTWTMTSNIAKSLNAVTKDARELPIVELLEYMRTLLERWTNEKLLKAKGTFTYLGKTYNKELEDNGTLSQKMRVRASIDHIHTVTDGVKRFSVCLQNKRCSCGQSQLDELPCAHALADLRHTNESYENYCSPYYTRESLLHTYEIPVDLLPNETKWNVPQHIAKEVVMPLTGKRQPGRPQK from the exons atgtcaaagattgaagagatCGACATGCGTGTTAAAGCATACCTATACGATATTGGCTATCACAGATGGTCTCGGGTACATGCTACGGTGAACAGAACGTGGACGATGACATCAAACATTGCAAAGTCATTGAATGCGGTAACAAAAGATGCAAGAGAGCTGCCCATAGTAGAACTATTAGAGTACATGAGGACTCTTCTTGAACGTTGGACTAATGAAAAGTTATTGAAAGCAAAGGGTACATTCACATACCTTGGAAAAACATACAACAAAGAGTTGGAGGACAACGGGACATTATCGCAGAAGATGAGA GTGAGGGCTTCAATAGATCACATCCATACAGTGACAGATGGTGTGAAGCGCTTTAGTGTTTGTCTTCAAAATAAGAGATGTAGTTGTGGACAATCCCAACTTGATGAACTTCCTTGTGCACATGCTTTGGCGGATTTGAGGCACACGAATGAGTCTTATGAAAACTATTGTTCTCCTTATTACACAAGGGAGAGCCTTTTGCATACTTATGAAATACCAGTAGACCTGCTGCCTAACGAAACCAAATGGAATGTGCCACAACATATAGCTAAAGAAGTTGTAATGCCACTTACTGGGAAAAGACAGCCAGGAAGACCTCAAAAATAA